In one window of Henckelia pumila isolate YLH828 chromosome 1, ASM3356847v2, whole genome shotgun sequence DNA:
- the LOC140876229 gene encoding uncharacterized protein, which translates to MAILRSSFAFIVGTGFGVYLAQNYKVPNIQGLVNTGLVIAKHIEENYRKPKKRGDGD; encoded by the coding sequence ATGGCTATCCTAAGGAGCAGTTTCGCATTCATCGTTGGCACAGGTTTCGGTGTCTATTTAGCTCAGAATTACAAAGTCCCCAATATTCAAGGGCTTGTCAACACCGGTCTTGTGATCGCCAAGCATATCGAAGAGAATTACCGCAAGCCCAAGAAACGCGGCGATGGTGATTGA
- the LOC140885298 gene encoding uncharacterized protein isoform X1, giving the protein MGTRTNFYKNPSYAYNKQFNLNSVLQNLRAYNIVTGNATADEPATAVKPKHRQKRKSAPADQKNEAEECDGTMSHQDYIKKLRKEACPSQTYLELTADVLVDSENPISSFNLVGYESDKSTSAEFGNDQETMIFKDQLESSDQIPYIPIPNTEVIDRIKIQTEQRYPTPGEPTCVVCGKYGEYICNETDDDVCSMECKAELLRSIELDQDPSNEQLHVELFSARGGTFEVPESGGDKWDHDRNHWSKKRSSLCTYECWKCQKPGHLAEDCLALVQHKFNSIPRDLLDLYKRCSQIGKNFLAAMCNSCCRSATLAACLFCDNNFCDSAGHLSEHIRDHPSHKQYYSYKLKRLVKCCKATCRVTDIRDILVCQYCVNKAYDKFYDVYTATWKGSGLSIIQNSICCEDHFEWHRMNCSSANVENKAYIVKSKQGLMQMSDFIF; this is encoded by the exons ATGGGGACGAGAACCAATTTCTACAAAAACCCTTCGTACGCATATAATAAGCAATTCAATCTTAACTccgttctgcaaaatctcaGAG CTTACAATATCGTGACCGGAAACGCGACGGCGGATGAACCAGCCACCGCCGTGAAACCCAAGCACCGGCAGAAGCGGAAATCGGCACCAGCGGATCAAAAGAATGAAGCAGAAGAGTGTGATGGGACCATGTCTCACCAGGATTATATTAAGAAGCTGAG GAAGGAAGCATGTCCTTCACAAACTTATCTGGAGTTAACCGCAGATGTGTTGGTAGACTCA GAAAATCCAATTTCATCTTTCAATTTGGTGGGATATGAAA GTGATAAAAGTACTTCTGCAGAATTTGGAAATGACCAAGAGACAATGATTTTCAAAGATCAACTGGAATCTAGTGACCAGATTCCGTACATCCCTATACCCA ATACAGAGGTAATTGATCGAATCAAAATTCAAACCGAGCAGAGGTATCCTACACCAGGAGAACCCACATGTGTTGTATGTGGGAAATACGGGGAGTATATATGCAATGAG ACTGATGATGATGTATGCAGCATGGAATGCAAAGCCGAACTTCTTAGAAGCATTGAACTCGACCAG GATCCCTCTAATGAACAACTCCATGTTGAATTATTTTCTGCTCGTGGAGGTACATTTGAAGTACCTGAATCTGGTGGAGACAAATGGGATCACGATCGGAATCATTGGTCTAAGAAGAGATCCAGTCTTTGTACTTATGAATG TTGGAAATGTCAAAAGCCTGGGCATCTTGCAGAAGATTGTTTG GCACTTGTTCAAcacaaattcaattcaataccaAGAGATCTTCTTGATTTATACAAAAG ATGCAGCCAAATTGGAAAAAACTTCTTGGCTGCTATGTGCAACTCATGTTGTAGATCAGCAACCCTAGCTGCATGCCTATTCTGCGACAATAACTTTTGTGACAG TGCAGGCCACTTGAGCGAACATATTAGGGACCATCCATCCCACAAACAATACTACTCATATAAACTCAAGCGTCTG GTCAAATGCTGTAAAGCAACATGCAGGGTGACTGACATCAGAGATATTTTAGTTTGTCAGTACTGTGTTAACAAGGCgtatgataaattttatgatgTCTACACCGCAACATG GAAAGGATCTGGACTttcaataattcaaaattcaatatGCTGTGAAGATCACTTTGAATG GCACCGGATGAACTGTTCGAGTGCAAATGTAGAAAACAAGGCCTATATTGTGAAGAGCAAACAAGGTCTGATGCAGATGAGTGACTTTATCTTTTGA
- the LOC140885298 gene encoding uncharacterized protein isoform X2 — MGTRTNFYKNPSYAYNKQFNLNSVLQNLRAYNIVTGNATADEPATAVKPKHRQKRKSAPADQKNEAEECDGTMSHQDYIKKLRKEACPSQTYLELTADVLENPISSFNLVGYESDKSTSAEFGNDQETMIFKDQLESSDQIPYIPIPNTEVIDRIKIQTEQRYPTPGEPTCVVCGKYGEYICNETDDDVCSMECKAELLRSIELDQDPSNEQLHVELFSARGGTFEVPESGGDKWDHDRNHWSKKRSSLCTYECWKCQKPGHLAEDCLALVQHKFNSIPRDLLDLYKRCSQIGKNFLAAMCNSCCRSATLAACLFCDNNFCDSAGHLSEHIRDHPSHKQYYSYKLKRLVKCCKATCRVTDIRDILVCQYCVNKAYDKFYDVYTATWKGSGLSIIQNSICCEDHFEWHRMNCSSANVENKAYIVKSKQGLMQMSDFIF, encoded by the exons ATGGGGACGAGAACCAATTTCTACAAAAACCCTTCGTACGCATATAATAAGCAATTCAATCTTAACTccgttctgcaaaatctcaGAG CTTACAATATCGTGACCGGAAACGCGACGGCGGATGAACCAGCCACCGCCGTGAAACCCAAGCACCGGCAGAAGCGGAAATCGGCACCAGCGGATCAAAAGAATGAAGCAGAAGAGTGTGATGGGACCATGTCTCACCAGGATTATATTAAGAAGCTGAG GAAGGAAGCATGTCCTTCACAAACTTATCTGGAGTTAACCGCAGATGTGTTG GAAAATCCAATTTCATCTTTCAATTTGGTGGGATATGAAA GTGATAAAAGTACTTCTGCAGAATTTGGAAATGACCAAGAGACAATGATTTTCAAAGATCAACTGGAATCTAGTGACCAGATTCCGTACATCCCTATACCCA ATACAGAGGTAATTGATCGAATCAAAATTCAAACCGAGCAGAGGTATCCTACACCAGGAGAACCCACATGTGTTGTATGTGGGAAATACGGGGAGTATATATGCAATGAG ACTGATGATGATGTATGCAGCATGGAATGCAAAGCCGAACTTCTTAGAAGCATTGAACTCGACCAG GATCCCTCTAATGAACAACTCCATGTTGAATTATTTTCTGCTCGTGGAGGTACATTTGAAGTACCTGAATCTGGTGGAGACAAATGGGATCACGATCGGAATCATTGGTCTAAGAAGAGATCCAGTCTTTGTACTTATGAATG TTGGAAATGTCAAAAGCCTGGGCATCTTGCAGAAGATTGTTTG GCACTTGTTCAAcacaaattcaattcaataccaAGAGATCTTCTTGATTTATACAAAAG ATGCAGCCAAATTGGAAAAAACTTCTTGGCTGCTATGTGCAACTCATGTTGTAGATCAGCAACCCTAGCTGCATGCCTATTCTGCGACAATAACTTTTGTGACAG TGCAGGCCACTTGAGCGAACATATTAGGGACCATCCATCCCACAAACAATACTACTCATATAAACTCAAGCGTCTG GTCAAATGCTGTAAAGCAACATGCAGGGTGACTGACATCAGAGATATTTTAGTTTGTCAGTACTGTGTTAACAAGGCgtatgataaattttatgatgTCTACACCGCAACATG GAAAGGATCTGGACTttcaataattcaaaattcaatatGCTGTGAAGATCACTTTGAATG GCACCGGATGAACTGTTCGAGTGCAAATGTAGAAAACAAGGCCTATATTGTGAAGAGCAAACAAGGTCTGATGCAGATGAGTGACTTTATCTTTTGA
- the LOC140885298 gene encoding uncharacterized protein isoform X4 encodes MKEACPSQTYLELTADVLENPISSFNLVGYESDKSTSAEFGNDQETMIFKDQLESSDQIPYIPIPNTEVIDRIKIQTEQRYPTPGEPTCVVCGKYGEYICNETDDDVCSMECKAELLRSIELDQDPSNEQLHVELFSARGGTFEVPESGGDKWDHDRNHWSKKRSSLCTYECWKCQKPGHLAEDCLALVQHKFNSIPRDLLDLYKRCSQIGKNFLAAMCNSCCRSATLAACLFCDNNFCDSAGHLSEHIRDHPSHKQYYSYKLKRLVKCCKATCRVTDIRDILVCQYCVNKAYDKFYDVYTATWKGSGLSIIQNSICCEDHFEWHRMNCSSANVENKAYIVKSKQGLMQMSDFIF; translated from the exons AT GAAGGAAGCATGTCCTTCACAAACTTATCTGGAGTTAACCGCAGATGTGTTG GAAAATCCAATTTCATCTTTCAATTTGGTGGGATATGAAA GTGATAAAAGTACTTCTGCAGAATTTGGAAATGACCAAGAGACAATGATTTTCAAAGATCAACTGGAATCTAGTGACCAGATTCCGTACATCCCTATACCCA ATACAGAGGTAATTGATCGAATCAAAATTCAAACCGAGCAGAGGTATCCTACACCAGGAGAACCCACATGTGTTGTATGTGGGAAATACGGGGAGTATATATGCAATGAG ACTGATGATGATGTATGCAGCATGGAATGCAAAGCCGAACTTCTTAGAAGCATTGAACTCGACCAG GATCCCTCTAATGAACAACTCCATGTTGAATTATTTTCTGCTCGTGGAGGTACATTTGAAGTACCTGAATCTGGTGGAGACAAATGGGATCACGATCGGAATCATTGGTCTAAGAAGAGATCCAGTCTTTGTACTTATGAATG TTGGAAATGTCAAAAGCCTGGGCATCTTGCAGAAGATTGTTTG GCACTTGTTCAAcacaaattcaattcaataccaAGAGATCTTCTTGATTTATACAAAAG ATGCAGCCAAATTGGAAAAAACTTCTTGGCTGCTATGTGCAACTCATGTTGTAGATCAGCAACCCTAGCTGCATGCCTATTCTGCGACAATAACTTTTGTGACAG TGCAGGCCACTTGAGCGAACATATTAGGGACCATCCATCCCACAAACAATACTACTCATATAAACTCAAGCGTCTG GTCAAATGCTGTAAAGCAACATGCAGGGTGACTGACATCAGAGATATTTTAGTTTGTCAGTACTGTGTTAACAAGGCgtatgataaattttatgatgTCTACACCGCAACATG GAAAGGATCTGGACTttcaataattcaaaattcaatatGCTGTGAAGATCACTTTGAATG GCACCGGATGAACTGTTCGAGTGCAAATGTAGAAAACAAGGCCTATATTGTGAAGAGCAAACAAGGTCTGATGCAGATGAGTGACTTTATCTTTTGA
- the LOC140885298 gene encoding uncharacterized protein isoform X3 gives MKEACPSQTYLELTADVLVDSENPISSFNLVGYESDKSTSAEFGNDQETMIFKDQLESSDQIPYIPIPNTEVIDRIKIQTEQRYPTPGEPTCVVCGKYGEYICNETDDDVCSMECKAELLRSIELDQDPSNEQLHVELFSARGGTFEVPESGGDKWDHDRNHWSKKRSSLCTYECWKCQKPGHLAEDCLALVQHKFNSIPRDLLDLYKRCSQIGKNFLAAMCNSCCRSATLAACLFCDNNFCDSAGHLSEHIRDHPSHKQYYSYKLKRLVKCCKATCRVTDIRDILVCQYCVNKAYDKFYDVYTATWKGSGLSIIQNSICCEDHFEWHRMNCSSANVENKAYIVKSKQGLMQMSDFIF, from the exons AT GAAGGAAGCATGTCCTTCACAAACTTATCTGGAGTTAACCGCAGATGTGTTGGTAGACTCA GAAAATCCAATTTCATCTTTCAATTTGGTGGGATATGAAA GTGATAAAAGTACTTCTGCAGAATTTGGAAATGACCAAGAGACAATGATTTTCAAAGATCAACTGGAATCTAGTGACCAGATTCCGTACATCCCTATACCCA ATACAGAGGTAATTGATCGAATCAAAATTCAAACCGAGCAGAGGTATCCTACACCAGGAGAACCCACATGTGTTGTATGTGGGAAATACGGGGAGTATATATGCAATGAG ACTGATGATGATGTATGCAGCATGGAATGCAAAGCCGAACTTCTTAGAAGCATTGAACTCGACCAG GATCCCTCTAATGAACAACTCCATGTTGAATTATTTTCTGCTCGTGGAGGTACATTTGAAGTACCTGAATCTGGTGGAGACAAATGGGATCACGATCGGAATCATTGGTCTAAGAAGAGATCCAGTCTTTGTACTTATGAATG TTGGAAATGTCAAAAGCCTGGGCATCTTGCAGAAGATTGTTTG GCACTTGTTCAAcacaaattcaattcaataccaAGAGATCTTCTTGATTTATACAAAAG ATGCAGCCAAATTGGAAAAAACTTCTTGGCTGCTATGTGCAACTCATGTTGTAGATCAGCAACCCTAGCTGCATGCCTATTCTGCGACAATAACTTTTGTGACAG TGCAGGCCACTTGAGCGAACATATTAGGGACCATCCATCCCACAAACAATACTACTCATATAAACTCAAGCGTCTG GTCAAATGCTGTAAAGCAACATGCAGGGTGACTGACATCAGAGATATTTTAGTTTGTCAGTACTGTGTTAACAAGGCgtatgataaattttatgatgTCTACACCGCAACATG GAAAGGATCTGGACTttcaataattcaaaattcaatatGCTGTGAAGATCACTTTGAATG GCACCGGATGAACTGTTCGAGTGCAAATGTAGAAAACAAGGCCTATATTGTGAAGAGCAAACAAGGTCTGATGCAGATGAGTGACTTTATCTTTTGA